A window from Candidatus Margulisiibacteriota bacterium encodes these proteins:
- a CDS encoding DUF559 domain-containing protein produces the protein MYNIFMVYYVDKDWLINNGLISNGKTPPYNPKLTEKAKKLRKEMTKAECMLWFQFLKEHTYRFQRQKVIDHYIVDFYCSKAKLVIEIDGSYHYDNDQFQYDQIRTERLSIYNLTVIRFSNQEISDNFNKVCEVINSHLNPPL, from the coding sequence ATGTATAATATATTTATGGTTTATTATGTAGACAAAGATTGGCTAATTAATAATGGACTAATTTCTAATGGCAAAACACCACCTTATAATCCAAAACTTACAGAAAAAGCAAAAAAACTGCGAAAAGAAATGACTAAAGCTGAATGTATGCTTTGGTTCCAGTTCTTAAAAGAACATACCTATAGGTTTCAAAGACAAAAAGTTATAGACCATTATATTGTTGATTTTTATTGTTCAAAAGCTAAGTTGGTTATAGAAATAGATGGAAGTTATCATTATGATAACGACCAGTTTCAATATGATCAAATTCGGACAGAAAGATTAAGTATTTATAACCTTACAGTTATTAGATTTTCTAATCAAGAAATTTCCGATAATTTTAATAAAGTTTGTGAAGTAATTAATTCCCACCTAAATCCCCCTTTATAA
- a CDS encoding desulfoferrodoxin family protein has protein sequence MSLFDQVNTSKSAMEQKTSEKHVPILKVERLNDSTVLVNVNAGGGKHPNEMDHWFQWTIIRVNELYVGRTEFSAVIMEPVTTFALNVKPGAVITARSRCNVHGIWESDPVTV, from the coding sequence ATGAGCTTATTCGATCAAGTTAACACATCAAAATCCGCGATGGAACAAAAAACATCTGAAAAACATGTACCTATACTAAAAGTTGAAAGACTAAATGACAGCACAGTGCTAGTTAATGTTAATGCAGGTGGAGGAAAACATCCAAATGAAATGGACCATTGGTTTCAGTGGACAATTATTAGAGTTAATGAACTCTACGTTGGAAGAACAGAATTCTCTGCAGTAATCATGGAACCAGTCACAACCTTTGCTTTAAATGTAAAGCCTGGTGCAGTTATTACAGCAAGATCCAGATGTAACGTACATGGAATTTGGGAATCAGACCCAGTAACGGTTTAA
- a CDS encoding glycosyltransferase family 2 protein, giving the protein MQNIGLMMTYNEEDIIEETMESHKKYFDKILVLDGSTDKTPEILQSYNNVVYYLRDEQIFPKRKVTDGSRQFLLEEAQKRYGYDGWFSLLHGDEIFVDNPNEITVKAEKQGADIVNWHMLNFFLHTSQKENYDDFAPLNERLKYFNPGGLEIRQFKNKKGIFFKLDQIARVLPYGLKNKPLWDYPIIRHYPERSIRQKLNRPTNGFKSDNPNIFEKKDIEKIKDTLFKDTLDPKNLQTRIYNGSFHEFEPGKRPSFIKQWLDWRHYKEVDWGVAGLLIPSKHMEYRKRIFR; this is encoded by the coding sequence ATGCAAAACATTGGATTAATGATGACCTACAACGAAGAAGATATTATTGAAGAAACCATGGAAAGTCATAAAAAATACTTTGATAAAATACTTGTACTAGATGGCTCTACAGATAAAACACCTGAAATACTCCAAAGTTATAATAACGTAGTCTACTATTTAAGAGATGAGCAAATATTCCCCAAAAGAAAGGTCACTGATGGGTCAAGACAGTTCCTACTTGAAGAAGCACAAAAAAGATATGGCTATGATGGTTGGTTTTCTTTGCTACATGGCGATGAAATATTTGTGGATAATCCTAACGAAATAACAGTAAAAGCAGAAAAACAAGGTGCGGACATTGTTAATTGGCATATGCTGAACTTTTTTTTACATACTTCTCAAAAAGAAAACTACGATGACTTTGCTCCATTAAATGAAAGACTAAAATACTTCAACCCTGGTGGACTGGAAATACGACAATTTAAAAACAAAAAAGGAATATTTTTTAAATTAGACCAAATAGCTAGGGTTCTTCCATACGGACTTAAAAATAAACCACTTTGGGATTATCCAATTATCAGACATTATCCAGAAAGGTCTATAAGACAAAAACTGAATAGACCAACCAATGGTTTTAAATCAGATAATCCAAATATTTTTGAAAAAAAAGACATTGAAAAAATTAAAGATACTTTATTTAAAGACACCCTTGACCCAAAAAATCTTCAAACTCGCATCTATAATGGTTCTTTTCATGAGTTTGAACCTGGGAAGAGACCATCATTCATCAAACAATGGTTAGATTGGAGACACTACAAAGAAGTTGATTGGGGAGTAGCTGGACTGCTTATTCCAAGCAAACATATGGAGTATAGAAAACGTATTTTTAGATAG
- a CDS encoding GtrA family protein, producing MPKIINILKLEQVKFILVGILNTIFSYIIYSFFILLHFNFAFAATASYLLGILFNFKTYGSLVFKNSDNKLIFKFVFSYLIIYSLYVGIIKIFLVFGFNELISGAISTIITALMSYFTNKYYVFKTN from the coding sequence ATGCCAAAAATTATCAACATATTAAAGCTTGAGCAAGTTAAATTTATTTTAGTTGGCATTCTAAATACCATCTTTAGTTATATAATTTATTCTTTTTTTATTTTACTACACTTTAATTTTGCTTTTGCAGCAACAGCATCTTATCTCCTTGGAATACTCTTTAACTTCAAAACATATGGGTCGTTAGTGTTCAAAAATAGTGACAATAAACTTATTTTTAAATTTGTTTTTTCTTATCTGATAATTTATTCTCTTTATGTTGGAATTATCAAAATATTTTTGGTTTTTGGATTTAATGAACTAATAAGCGGTGCGATTAGTACAATAATTACAGCCTTAATGTCCTATTTTACAAATAAATACTATGTGTTTAAAACTAATTAA